TTGTTAcaatttaagacattatttttcATCCTAGCCACATTTCGATCAAAAATCAATCCAACGGTTGGCATCAAAAGATCTCTCTTTCCCTATTTCAAACCTACAAACCCTAACTCAAATTTTTTTCCCCAACTTCCAGCTCTATCTCTCTACCTCTGTCTTCTCTCTCTCTACAAACACCTCCAAATCTAGATCTCCCCCCCCTCCCTCCTCCGATCTCTCCATCGCCAATCGACCTCCAAAACCACCCCCTCCGCTCCGAGTCCTCGTCACCATGCCTCCATCTCCAGTGAATAGCCTTTGCCGTCGCCTCTTCCTTCTCCTCCATACACGCCGCCAGCTCCTACCCCAGGCGAGTCCAGCTGCTACTTCGATGGCCAACCCCCTCCCTTTGCGTCCTCCACCGGTGAACAACGCCGCCATCGACGGAGTCGACCAGCCAAGCCTCTACGCCGCCGCTCCATCCTCCGTCCTCCATTCGCCTTTTTTCTCCCCTCCGGCGAACGTCCAACAGCCACGACACAACTTCGGCTCCTCTCCCACAGCGATACCTCCGGCAAACCCCTTCGGCGTTCCAAGAATGCAACCCTTCCTCATCGAAAATGAAGAATCCATCTTCAGGTTTGATCCCGTGTTCGAAATATATGTGTGAACTTTAGTACTATTTCTTCATCTGTGTCTCTCATAAGTGTGGCCACGTTTGATTTTTGCTGAATAAATATGTTGATTTTAAGTCTGTGATTTTTATTCGACCCTATTTGCATGTCCTGCTTGATTGAAATTTCTTGATGCATAAATTGAATGGTGAGTCAATTTTTTCATCTCTCTCTGGTATATGCAAATACGCCTAACTTCTTGCAACTTCACATTTTTTATGCCTCTT
The DNA window shown above is from Capsicum annuum cultivar UCD-10X-F1 unplaced genomic scaffold, UCD10Xv1.1 ctg82671, whole genome shotgun sequence and carries:
- the LOC124895501 gene encoding uncharacterized protein LOC124895501 isoform X2, whose translation is MPPSPVNSLCRRLFLLLHTRRQLLPQASPAATSMANPLPLRPPPVNNAAIDGVDQPSLYAAAPSSVLHSPFFSPPANVQQPRHNFGSSPTAIPPANPFGVPRMQPFLIENEESIFRFATKLFPKKLLSLGDEKQPKLRLIADENNGGFPNAKNNGMTDTHCESKREMKAPSLVARLMGLESMPARSGIKP
- the LOC124895501 gene encoding uncharacterized protein LOC124895501 isoform X1; protein product: MPPSPVNSLCRRLFLLLHTRRQLLPQASPAATSMANPLPLRPPPVNNAAIDGVDQPSLYAAAPSSVLHSPFFSPPANVQQPRHNFGSSPTAIPPANPFGVPRMQPFLIENEESIFRMVNFLKVILARGLNYFFFCVGGDEKQPKLRLIADENNGGFPNAKNNGMTDTHCESKREMKAPSLVARLMGLESMPARSGIKP